The sequence below is a genomic window from Pygocentrus nattereri isolate fPygNat1 chromosome 16, fPygNat1.pri, whole genome shotgun sequence.
GGATCTCCTGACAAACGTGTCCATAACTTCATTCACATGAAACTTTGCCCTACATATTCTGTTATAGAGAAGTCATGGGCTTGGTGTGTGAAACCTAAAGTAAGATATAAGTGTGtaagttaattaattaagtgacgcttatttgtcccacaacagggaaatttcacctctgcgtttaactcatccatgcagtgaaacatctcatacacactagtgagcacacttgcccagagcggtgggcagccctatctgcaccGCCAaggggggttaggtgccttgctcaaggacacctcagtcatgtactgtcggcgaccttcaggtcacaggaccatttccctaacctccatccTGTGACTGCCCCCACTTGCCCCCAAGTGTTTGGTTTTGGCTTAAAGCCATGAAGAACTGCACCCATTCATTTCTACGTTTACCTGCTCTACTGATAGTGATATATAGTGATACATGCAGGCTGCATGACTATGTGCTTGATTCTGTGCACCTGTTATCAGTGAGTGTGATGGAAACACATGAACGACTtcattaggaggggtgtccacatacttttgtatTTAGAGCAGGGTTGATTGTAGTTTTTCATTCCAACTAAGCAGAAGCACACTGCATCTAAGAGAAACTATTTGAAGACtgatttgcatgttttatttaattgtacATTAAGCTTTAGAAGCCAAACCTTCTTAAAACTATTGGGAAACAAGGCATCAGGCGTCGGGCTGTGTATGAATTGTTTTGTGCAACTTTCTTTGAGGTTTTAGAGCCACTAAACTCTTCACGTGTTTGGTAGACGTTTTGTGAGGTGAGGGGAATTGACCCTTATTAAGACCAGGAGACTGTGTGACCATGAGTGCTTTGACAAACAGTCTTTTCTTTGTTCTCATCTCCTTCCAGGCTCATCCCTCAGTCCGGATCAGGGGGACCGAGCACACCTACACCCCCGTCCTGTGCCAGGATGAGAAGTGTGACGGCCGTGAGAAGGGCGTGCACATGCACTGCCCGCTGTGTACTGTGGGCGAGGCCTATCAGGACCCAGTCATCCTGCGGGCACATTTCCGCATCAAACATGTCGACAAGGGCATCGACTTTGCAGGTGATAGAAATCAGCATTTTAACCTCTTTTGCCTGCAATTATTATCTTTGAATAGTGTTAATATGAGTTAGAAAATCCTTTTTGGTTTGACAGTGTTTGAAATGTTAATAGagacagaaaacagtgatgtcTGCTATACATTCTAAGAAATTGGGACAGGATCACGTTTGTCACTGCTACATCAACTTTGCCTTTAACGGCAGTTTATAATCATTTGGGGACTCAAGATACAAACTGATTAATTTTGAAAGCATAATTTCTTGGAATTGTTCCACTATTCAGGGCcagttttcaatgggagaccatTCTGCCACCTGCACCATCTGATTATGCACGTGCAGAAAGTTtcttggtgttgtcatgttgaaataggaacggacgtccctgaaaaagatggcgtctagaaggcagcacatgttgctccaatatgtgttcagtgttaatggtgccttcatacACATCCCCCATATACACCATGACATGCATGATGATACATGTTCGATCTCAGAGAAGTTGGCAACATGTGCAGAAGTACAGTcttacagtcttaacttgcatttctgGATTCAATGactgatgttgtttttttgacaaTGGCTTATGAAAGTTTTCCCAAGCCAATGCAGTGATCTCCATCCCATAAACATGCCGGTTTttgatgcagtgctgtctgagagGCTGAAAGTCACATCATTCAGTTGCGGTTTTCGGTCTTTTCCTTTATGCACAGAGGTTCTCTGTTCCATCCTTACTGGATGCTTCTTTATATCTAAATATAATGCAGTCACCTGTTTAAGGTGTCTTAACTTgcaccaacttttttggaacatgttgcagttgtcaatttcagaatgattgtatatttacaaaaaacaatgaaattgattatataaaacaatatacgttttgtctttgttctgttttcaagGCCATTTGATTGGGTTGGCCGATGTTCAATCTGGGAGTGCCCAGGCCTACAAGTGACTTTGGTTCAAATGTACCAgggacaaaatatttaatttcattatgaatattAATCTTGGAAAGATTGGGATGGATTCtgaactttacgctggtaacaTTATGGacggtccttttcttctttgtgggtaatgtgctgtagatggttctacatgtcaacaaaagggttcttatattgttatgatgtcaagcttgtaacagtaaaagaacccttttgggcgCTACATAGAATGCTTTTCCAAAAgggtttatatttttaataaccATCTAATGCAAATTTTCTAACAGTCtcaagaaccttttcatgatacGAAGAACCTTTTATTCatgcagcatcatggtttgtgttcatggtttttcatagaactattttctttacgcCAGAgcgcttgaagaaccatcttttttaagagtagcATAGGCGCTACTTACCTGACGGCTGGGTTGTGcttagggctgggcaatatgtccatttatacaacagttagttctggccacgcaagctgattggttgagaagcgttctaacctaacatcacatttttttttcacaaacaccatcactccactgagacgatGTTACTAAGGACAGCTTTGACAGCTGAAGaagatgctcaagccatttgaacattgcATCTTACGTTACACACTGACAGAAAagggatacttttaagatcacatttgatgacagccgatttggtccgatgagacctcgagtgttctattgcttaaatatacattttatcattatcataatTAATTATGTTGCACTGTGCAACATTATGCTTAGTTGAGCATATCTTAAGAtgtactatattgccaaaagtattcgctcatctgccttcacacacatatgaacttgagtcaCTTCCCATTCTTactccatagggtttaatatgatgttgggcccaccctttgcagcgaTAACCACTGCAACTCTTCTGGGATGCTTcctacaagggttaggagtgtgtttatgggaatttttgactgttcttccaaaAATTGGGAGAATGAAAttgcccaaaatctcttggtgctgaaacatTATGAGTTCCttgcactggaactaaggggtcaagcccaactcctgagaaacaatcccacaccataatcccccctctaccaaactttacacttggcacaatgcagtcagaatGAAATggtggactctagagcagtggagacgtgttgtctggagtgaccaatcacgcttctctgtctggcaatccgatggatgagtctgggtttggcggttgccaggagacggtacttctctgactgcattgtgccaaatgtaaagtttggtggaggggggatcatggtgtgggttgtttttcaggagttgggctccgCCCCTTAGTtcaagtgaaaggaactcttaatgcttcagcaccaagagattttagacaatttcatgctcacaactttgtgggaacagtttggggacggccccttcctgttccaacgtgattgtgcacaaagcaggtccataaagacatggatgagccagtttggtgtggaagaacttgattagcctgcacagagtcctgacctcaacccgacagaacacctttgggatgaattagagtggagactgtgagccaggccttctcgtccaacatcagtgtctgacctcacaaatgagcttctggaagaacggtcaaaaattcccataaacactcctaacccttgtggaaagccttcccagaagagttgacgctgttatagctgcagagaGTGGGCCGACATAATactaaaccctgtggattaagaatgggatgtcactcaagttcatacgcGTGTGGAGGcagatgactgaatacttttggcgatATATTGTATGTATTGAAGTGGTAAGCTATTCATGCCATTGATCTTTTCGCATGAGCTTCTACATCAAAATTCTTTTTTGCTCGTGCTGTAGAGCTTAATTTTCCTCTTAGTTACTCTTCACCTTGGACTCGCAGGCTTGAAAGTGTTGCGCTGCTGTAACCACTGTGAGATCGTGGGCACCATTAAAGGAGAGAAGAGGTTTAAAGGAGCTCACTGGCACTGCTATCGCTGCAGGAACGGCTTCAACAGGAGGGACGAGGCCATCAAGCACTACAAGACGCACTTCCGAAACCCACACACCACCTTTCAAATTCAGGTCACGCAGGTGAgagcagttatttatttatttatttatttttaatctctTTGACGTTTCCTGAAAACATCCGAGTGCAGAGATCCCTCAAAGAGGGAACGTCACCTTGAACCCTTCTCATAATATTTAACGCTTCAGGAAAGAGGACCCAGAGCAGTTCAGAGGCTGTTTTAGGCTGTTTCCCCGTCTACATACTTGGATGCACTAGGTCAAGTGCACTCGACCAGCTCTGAGTGAATGGCATAAAGTCAAATTGTGCCTGGAGTTTAATAGTTTCAGACTGAAAGGGGTCGCAGAGCCAGAAAGGTGGCAGGTTCCTTGGCAGCCTTAATCGTTTTGCGAGTGTCTGAAGAGTTGTGGTGGGCAGTTGAGACCCAGGGGGGCACAGCGCTGATCTGTTTGGCTGAATAAGttagtttaaccctttaaagagAAATGTGATGTGTTCAGGATCCTGTGCTCAAACTAAAATAACTTTACAACTGTTTGAGTTCCAGCAaagtcttggtctgctgaagcattaagatttcccctTCACTGAATCTAAGGGTTCTAGactaattgtagaactacaaagtgcacctgtatagtaagtggagctgataaaatggacaatgagtgtagaaacaaggaggtggtcatgaagttctgcctgattggtgtgtgcaTCACTtggttttgtatgtgtgttcagGATGTGAACTGCAGGCAGTATTACAGTGGCACTGCAGAGGCCCATGCTAAAGCATACAGCGGGCTGGCTGTCAGTCTGGATGCGGGTGGGGACCCCACTGCTGCTGTCGGATCCATCATGGCCCAGCCGGTCCTGACCACCACGGACAATGAGGCAGCCGCTCTACTCACCATCGAGCCTAAGGCAGGTCTGCTTAATGCTTTTTGGGCCAGAGCTTTAGACATGGATAGATCTGTTCAAGGCTGGTAGATGGCAAACTAAAACAAGATAAAGAAATAATGCACTGATGTCTCGTCAGCTAGGCTGCTTAGAAGAACTCGGAGTTCTAAAATAATTGATAATATCTGTGAtctactcagaaaagcatattgttgTAATTGATCACGATAGCAATGTCATTGTGGTGACGTCCACTCGTTTGATGCTTTCTAGGCTGGAGTTGTTGCTTTTCTGGCTCAATCAATTCATTATTCATGATTTGAAATTGTGACTTACCATTAAATAGAACCTTTACCTGACAGTTGGAGAAACCCCTGGTAATAGGAACTAcagtaaacaaaatatttagcTAGTATTTTATACTGTATTCATGATTTTGCGGCCTCATTCCTCTGTGTTTTGAAGGAAGACAGTGAAAGTAATGGCATTCCACTCGGCGCTGAGGAGGAAGTGGGCTCCTCTCAGCATGCATCAGGGCAAACCCAGACCCTGGTTCTGATGGACCCTGATGGGCACACGGGCAGCCTGATCTATGATGAGGCGACAGGAATCCTTACTGAACAGGTACAAGTTACACAGCATCATCACTGCTGACTCCTAAGGAGGTTCTCAACTTTTTCATagaactttttcatttttcagtaataataataataataatcctcaTCAATTAAGGGATTTaggtttgtatttttttaaaatgctgtgtaGCCTTCACCAACACTGTGTTCTGCAAAGCACCTGCAATGCACTTTTCCACCACAAGGGTGTGAGAGAGTAAAAATCATATGGCCATAATTATTGTtacaaaacattaaacaaaaaatgcaataacaatttaaaaactccagatgtaattttatataattatagctaattattattgtttttttcaaagatGGAAGATTTGTAAATGCTTTTTACTGTAGAtgtaaaactttttaaatgtgaccaccctaattccaaaaacattgggGCAGCAGgtaaaatgcatataaaaacaaaatgcaatgatttgtaaatttattttaacatttataaaaatgcaaaccATATAAGGACAAGATACATAAGGTTTTACCTTTTCAaacttctttattttttgtaaatatacgtTCATTCTGAAACTGGTACCTGCAtgacattccaaaaaaagttattttaggaacattaatgtaaaaaaaataatcttttttttaaaacaggtgatgcagtcaTGCTTGGGAGCATCCAAAAAAAAAGCCTAGTCCTTTGTGAGTCCTTTGTGAGTCCTTTGTGTATGCATCAGCAGTTCAGGACTAATGTTTCTCAATAAACATTTGCAAGGATTCAAGTGTTTGTTCCTCTATGGAGCATAACATTTATTGAAAGActcagggaatccagagaaatgtCTGTGGGTAAAGAGCAAGTGGCATGCTTATGGGCTTGGGAAAACTTCAGAAAACCctcgtcagtgaacacagcgcatccacaaatgcaagctaAGAGTGTGCTATGCAAAGCAGACAATATTCAGAAATGccgccaccttctctgggctaaagctcatctGGAATGTGACTGGACTTCTGGACTTCTGCagagtggaaacgtgttctgtgGCCTGACAAGTTCAATTTCAAATTATTCTTTGAAATAATCTAtggcaaagaggaaaaggaccgCCCGATTGTTACCAGTATAAATTTCAAAAGTGACAATCTCCGCcccctccagctcagcctcctgtgttttagacagagccacagtctccaaaccatacatcatagcaggaagcactgctgtcttgtaaaccttccctttcactcttgctgctatccttctgtcacacatcagccctgacacccatctccacccactccatcctgcctgcaccctcttcttcacctcttttctacactgtccattgctctggatggttgacccaagatttttgaagtcatccatctttacgacctctactccttgcatcttctcccttccacctgcctccctctcattcacacacacatgtattccggctttattattattattgttattattattattattattaattgtaatgtttttttttttttagagtgcaGACAGTTTGGAGCTTCAGAAACGCCTGCTGGAGCTCAACCAACAGATGGACAATCtgcagcaggagaaagagagcatgGAGAAGACTTTAAAGGCTGAAATTAAACAGCTCAAAGAACAGGTGAGTGCATGTACACGTGCATTCTAGTGGGTCACGTTTGTTTCATGGTCCATTCTTGTTGCAAGACACTACGGCCAGAAACAGCGTGTGCGTTTACattcacttaataatctgatcactgaagaaaatcagattttctcagtaatctgatcactagtttacatgcacttgagtaatcagataatggggaaactccgggtctacatgagtcagacagtgatcagatttctgatttgcaaccagccaataaactcacagaagcaATGCAagcataatgtaaaactcaaacttcatgctatTCCTTTTTTTGTGccaatttaactgaaaatatgaacatacatcatctagaagatgtagaatatttaaatccttcatttggTCAAGCATGTAAGcggtttcagcgtcgctccaacAGTATTTTACAGCCTTTCGCTTACTTTCAGTACCAGGGTCTGtttcacacacgcacagactgggaaatccgaaagaaatcagagtaagagttcacagcactgaggaatcggattactgagctaaaatccagcctctttgtcagaattcttaatcggatttctagaccttactccaatctaagaaatcagagtgtgctgtttcatgaccatttaaataatcggataactgcagaaatcggATTATGATTGGATCATTGTCGATGATCAGCTCTGCCCACACTTCTCAACCATGTCACGTCACTGAAAAGCTAATTTAGTGTGGAATCTAACTAGAGTATCGAAATAGCTTCATTTGTACTAACAACACACAAATGTTGTCTGAGACCTGTAATATAatctaatataaa
It includes:
- the zgc:193801 gene encoding uncharacterized protein zgc:193801, with the protein product MAAFVAHPSVRIRGTEHTYTPVLCQDEKCDGREKGVHMHCPLCTVGEAYQDPVILRAHFRIKHVDKGIDFAGLKVLRCCNHCEIVGTIKGEKRFKGAHWHCYRCRNGFNRRDEAIKHYKTHFRNPHTTFQIQVTQDVNCRQYYSGTAEAHAKAYSGLAVSLDAGGDPTAAVGSIMAQPVLTTTDNEAAALLTIEPKEDSESNGIPLGAEEEVGSSQHASGQTQTLVLMDPDGHTGSLIYDEATGILTEQSADSLELQKRLLELNQQMDNLQQEKESMEKTLKAEIKQLKEQVASLVQSNVKMFEELQVYQCPDQSQQRVAKLMESLHAQHKELLQAQLASLRQELLSQNGTINGHTGEMELSATPEQSQAPVEGEIGGALTGLEIIDVQLQPEQDELRGQLVEFGAVQAETLPGLGRSDTALPDTALTTSQDLEVPQDDPVPSRKRSSEDDCGGTSEGKVSRVS